In Salinisphaera sp. T31B1, the following are encoded in one genomic region:
- a CDS encoding TolC family protein, with amino-acid sequence MTVRYWLVALTLGLGACAVGPDYTPPVTPGAELQTDDQSAFVTQSPEAAWWAQFDDPELDSLVTRALGSNLDLQIALDRVRAARAIFNDRQYDYAPHVPVAASYTRRDQQEPGLTDTPIETEQYRLGFDARWEIDLFGRVRRSVEAARADLGAEQAALRSAEVMVAAEVARNYFELRGAQSRIRVANRNLDNARQTLDQTRIRYEIGRISQRDVFSSRSQFKAIEARIPPLQAAERRAAFRLAVLLGQRPGTLDNELAPAPIVPYAKALPIGDPAALLRRRPDVQIAERRLAAATARVGVATADLFPRVNVTGFVGFLSGNASDLFDFSAEAARAWSVTPTVSWAAFDFGSLRARLKATEAQADAALAGYHKAVLIALEDTRNSLTAYANEQRRLASLVEQADAAARAADMAAVQYRVGALDFLDLLDAQRIQLDAEDAVAVSELAVNVGVAGIYKALGGVGQPETDYLSGR; translated from the coding sequence ATGACAGTACGCTATTGGCTCGTCGCGCTGACGCTGGGGCTCGGCGCCTGCGCGGTCGGTCCGGACTACACCCCGCCGGTCACGCCCGGCGCCGAGCTGCAGACAGACGATCAGAGCGCCTTCGTCACGCAGAGCCCGGAGGCGGCGTGGTGGGCCCAGTTCGATGACCCCGAACTCGACTCGCTGGTCACACGCGCGCTCGGCTCGAACCTGGATCTGCAGATTGCGCTGGATCGGGTGCGCGCGGCGCGTGCGATCTTTAACGACCGGCAATACGACTACGCCCCGCATGTGCCGGTTGCGGCGAGCTATACGCGCCGAGACCAGCAGGAGCCCGGCTTGACCGACACGCCGATCGAAACCGAACAGTACCGGCTCGGTTTCGATGCCCGATGGGAGATCGACCTGTTCGGCCGCGTACGGCGTTCGGTGGAAGCCGCGCGCGCAGATCTGGGCGCCGAGCAGGCAGCGCTGCGATCGGCCGAGGTCATGGTGGCCGCCGAGGTCGCACGCAACTATTTCGAGTTGCGCGGCGCGCAGAGTCGTATCCGCGTTGCCAACCGCAATCTGGACAATGCACGGCAGACGCTCGACCAGACCCGCATACGCTACGAGATCGGCCGTATCTCGCAGCGCGATGTGTTCAGCAGCCGTTCGCAGTTCAAGGCCATCGAGGCCCGTATCCCACCGCTGCAGGCGGCCGAACGCCGTGCGGCCTTCCGTCTTGCCGTGCTGCTAGGCCAGCGCCCCGGCACGCTGGACAACGAACTGGCGCCCGCGCCGATCGTGCCCTATGCCAAGGCGCTGCCGATCGGCGACCCGGCCGCTCTGTTGCGCCGACGGCCCGACGTGCAAATCGCCGAAAGACGGCTCGCCGCGGCAACCGCGCGCGTGGGTGTGGCCACCGCCGATCTGTTCCCGCGTGTGAACGTGACCGGTTTTGTCGGGTTTCTGTCCGGCAACGCCTCGGATCTGTTCGACTTCAGCGCCGAGGCCGCACGCGCCTGGTCGGTTACACCGACCGTGAGCTGGGCCGCCTTCGACTTCGGCTCGCTGCGCGCACGGCTCAAGGCCACCGAGGCCCAGGCGGATGCCGCGCTGGCCGGTTATCACAAGGCCGTGCTGATCGCCCTGGAGGATACCCGCAACAGCCTGACCGCCTACGCAAACGAGCAGCGTCGGCTGGCCAGCCTCGTGGAGCAGGCCGACGCGGCCGCGCGCGCCGCCGATATGGCCGCCGTGCAGTACCGCGTCGGCGCGCTCGACTTCCTCGATCTGCTCGACGCACAGCGTATCCAGCTGGACGCCGAGGACGCAGTGGCCGTGTCGGAGCTGGCGGTCAATGTGGGCGTCGCCGGTATCTACAAGGCGCTAGGCGGCGTCGGCCAGCCCGAGACGGACTATCTCTCCGGCCGGTGA